Proteins from a genomic interval of Candidatus Margulisiibacteriota bacterium:
- a CDS encoding SurA N-terminal domain-containing protein, giving the protein MLKKITRISLILIAFCFIQATETAITVDNTIISTKEFNVIFNQFVNNYKSYQLFQDKPLDHAEIIEIKQAVLDELLEEAITKKYANQKNILVSTKEIQEKIEQIKNGFPNEKSFWKIFKDQKISFEELVASLEKEILKKKIIEYISTTDITITTDDLKEHFQQNDLGELPFKYNISLLVTSNKKYLVSLQDNQQVDFNKSLINKKLSLISQNVYEVDITKNIQELLKVISVGENSPLLEYDKTNFFIIKLNSINIDFTAIPKQITLAIKNEKKTQAYQHWLKKKLQGSALALNENLFPAENFNTANLLLFSKMEPKETTGNIKK; this is encoded by the coding sequence ATGTTGAAAAAAATAACTAGAATCTCGCTCATACTTATTGCTTTTTGTTTTATTCAAGCTACAGAAACAGCGATCACTGTTGATAACACCATTATTAGCACCAAAGAATTTAATGTTATTTTTAATCAATTTGTAAATAATTATAAATCCTATCAATTATTTCAAGACAAACCACTTGATCACGCAGAAATAATAGAAATTAAACAAGCTGTTCTGGATGAACTATTAGAAGAAGCTATTACAAAAAAATATGCTAACCAAAAAAATATTTTAGTTAGTACAAAAGAAATTCAAGAAAAAATAGAACAAATAAAAAACGGATTTCCTAATGAAAAAAGTTTCTGGAAAATATTTAAAGACCAAAAGATTAGCTTTGAAGAACTGGTCGCTAGTTTGGAAAAAGAGATTCTAAAAAAGAAAATTATTGAATATATTTCCACCACTGATATTACAATCACAACCGACGACCTGAAAGAACATTTTCAGCAAAACGACTTAGGAGAACTACCTTTCAAGTATAATATTTCCCTTTTGGTAACAAGCAATAAAAAGTATTTAGTCTCTCTTCAAGACAATCAACAAGTCGACTTCAACAAATCTTTGATAAACAAAAAACTATCTTTAATTAGTCAAAATGTTTACGAAGTTGACATAACAAAAAATATACAGGAACTTCTTAAGGTAATCTCTGTTGGAGAAAATTCCCCTTTATTAGAGTATGATAAAACCAACTTTTTTATCATAAAGCTTAATTCCATAAATATTGACTTTACAGCCATTCCAAAGCAAATAACCTTGGCAATCAAAAATGAGAAAAAAACCCAAGCCTATCAACATTGGCTAAAAAAGAAACTACAGGGAAGTGCTCTGGCGCTAAATGAAAACCTTTTTCCAGCTGAGAACTTTAATACAGCCAATTTACTTTTATTCAGCAAAATGGAACCGAAAGAAACTACAGGCAATATCAAAAAATAA
- a CDS encoding MBL fold metallo-hydrolase codes for MQIFTVKVGVIDTNCYILVDSKDNCWIIDPGNDSKKIIEVLEREKVSPSKILLTHGHFDHIEAVARLRQLFPEVTVYVHAEDIPFLTNNKIWEAYLGRPLIDAKYDKTINEGDFIQQGGLSAKVISTPGHSAGSVCYLIGNNLFSGDTLFAFGGIGRTDLWNSSASAMRSSLKKLLEIEENLTVYPGHGPSSTLDHEKTYRH; via the coding sequence ATGCAAATATTTACAGTCAAAGTAGGAGTAATCGACACAAATTGCTATATTTTAGTAGATTCCAAGGATAATTGTTGGATAATTGATCCTGGTAATGATTCTAAAAAAATAATAGAAGTTTTAGAGAGAGAAAAGGTCTCCCCTAGTAAAATATTATTAACTCACGGTCACTTTGACCATATTGAGGCAGTTGCTAGATTGAGGCAATTGTTTCCAGAAGTGACAGTTTATGTCCACGCAGAAGATATTCCCTTTTTAACAAATAATAAGATATGGGAAGCCTATTTGGGTAGACCATTAATAGACGCTAAATATGACAAAACAATTAATGAGGGTGACTTTATACAACAAGGAGGGCTTAGCGCCAAGGTTATTTCTACTCCGGGACATTCTGCTGGGTCTGTTTGTTACTTAATTGGTAATAATCTTTTTAGTGGTGATACTTTATTTGCTTTTGGAGGAATAGGCAGAACAGACCTTTGGAATAGTTCCGCTTCAGCTATGCGGTCATCTTTAAAAAAGCTTTTGGAGATAGAAGAAAACTTAACGGTCTATCCGGGTCATGGTCCATCTTCAACATTAGACCATGAAAAAACGTATAGACATTAA
- the hrcA gene encoding heat-inducible transcriptional repressor HrcA encodes MQYLDRQEIIMSKLVENYVETSLPVSSNQLVDNIGINVSSATIRNDLMKLEQEGYVQHLHTSSGRVPTDKGYRLYVDKLMFFSEVPNEEKVVIQDAVSSVYSSINSLLLTTAEILSDLSEYPVIIVTESFKQNTIKFVQVVLLNMHQIMVSMLDNYGDYYQEIMSLPHDTVVSQQELNKISEYLNNICGDCPVASLEELYSQSFGELTARFSSYTEVLRQISKVFERGKSLLSNNKVINKTSNKLFLQPEFQKIGALKNVHSVLEDEAKIVKLFSDIVLESNGDIKALIGKENRTNGLEDASFVAGKVAIGEKDVVGVGVLGPTRMKYGKVFAQLKNVMKSLDDKVKKIFI; translated from the coding sequence ATGCAATATTTAGATAGACAAGAAATAATAATGAGCAAGTTGGTTGAGAATTACGTGGAAACATCTTTACCCGTATCGTCAAATCAATTGGTTGATAATATTGGAATAAATGTTAGTAGTGCCACTATTCGCAACGACCTGATGAAGCTAGAACAAGAAGGATATGTTCAACATCTGCACACTTCTTCTGGGAGAGTTCCCACCGATAAAGGTTACAGACTATATGTTGATAAGCTGATGTTTTTTTCGGAAGTTCCAAACGAAGAAAAGGTAGTTATCCAAGATGCCGTTAGTTCAGTGTATTCAAGTATAAATAGTTTATTGTTAACAACAGCAGAGATACTTTCTGATTTATCAGAGTATCCAGTAATCATAGTTACAGAAAGCTTTAAACAAAATACAATCAAATTTGTTCAAGTGGTTTTATTAAACATGCATCAGATAATGGTCAGCATGCTGGATAATTATGGTGACTACTATCAAGAAATAATGTCACTACCACACGATACAGTAGTATCACAGCAAGAGCTTAATAAAATATCTGAATATTTAAATAATATTTGCGGAGATTGTCCAGTAGCTTCGTTGGAAGAATTGTATAGCCAGAGTTTTGGTGAGTTAACAGCAAGGTTTTCTTCATATACTGAGGTTTTAAGACAGATAAGCAAAGTGTTTGAAAGAGGAAAGTCCTTGTTGAGCAATAATAAAGTTATAAACAAAACAAGTAACAAGCTTTTTTTACAGCCAGAGTTCCAAAAGATAGGGGCACTTAAAAATGTTCATTCGGTGCTGGAAGATGAGGCAAAAATTGTTAAACTTTTTTCAGATATTGTGCTAGAAAGTAATGGCGACATTAAAGCGCTGATAGGTAAAGAAAACCGAACAAATGGACTAGAAGATGCTTCTTTCGTAGCGGGTAAAGTAGCGATTGGGGAAAAGGATGTTGTCGGAGTTGGCGTTCTTGGTCCCACAAGAATGAAGTATGGCAAAGTTTTTGCACAGTTAAAGAATGTAATGAAGAGCCTGGATGATAAGGTTAAGAAAATATTCATTTAA
- the grpE gene encoding nucleotide exchange factor GrpE, with protein sequence MIEEEQEEVEQSEQEVEPFFVDVDSRLAGDDKHSKNVKQDKSSKVKAKKIVEDLQLKIVDLENANKDLQDQFLKKRAEFENFRKRMEKDKEDFVKYSLEKFIKELMPILDSLNVALHPNNIPDEQLKVFEGFSLIFKQFEDLLEKSGVQEITALGENFDPNVHQAISQEVSEEFESGKVIKEYQKGYKLYDRLLRPSMVVVAE encoded by the coding sequence TTGATAGAAGAAGAACAAGAAGAGGTGGAACAATCAGAGCAGGAAGTGGAACCATTTTTTGTAGATGTTGACAGTAGGTTAGCTGGAGATGACAAACATTCTAAAAACGTTAAGCAAGATAAGTCATCAAAAGTTAAAGCAAAAAAAATTGTTGAGGACTTACAGCTCAAAATAGTAGACCTTGAAAACGCCAATAAAGATTTGCAGGATCAGTTTCTTAAAAAGAGAGCGGAATTTGAAAACTTTAGAAAAAGGATGGAAAAAGATAAAGAAGATTTTGTTAAATATTCTTTAGAAAAGTTTATTAAGGAATTAATGCCGATTTTGGATAGTCTTAATGTGGCTTTACATCCAAACAATATTCCAGACGAGCAACTGAAGGTCTTTGAAGGTTTCTCGCTTATCTTTAAACAGTTTGAGGACTTGTTAGAGAAAAGCGGAGTTCAGGAGATAACTGCACTTGGAGAGAACTTTGACCCTAATGTGCACCAAGCGATTTCTCAAGAAGTTTCCGAAGAGTTCGAGAGTGGTAAAGTTATCAAGGAATATCAAAAAGGTTACAAGTTATATGATAGGCTACTAAGACCATCAATGGTGGTAGTAGCGGAGTAA